The proteins below are encoded in one region of Maribacter aestuarii:
- a CDS encoding GNAT family N-acetyltransferase, producing MERARIREIRKDDNVKVAKVVRKVLEDLGVPKVGTAYADTALDSMFENYDVPKATYFVVEENGKIIGCAGVAQLENYEGNVCELQKMYFLEEARGRGLGKQMINTCLQRAREYGFEKCYLETMPYMTDAQELYKKAGFEYIDAPMGNTGHYSCPVWMLKTI from the coding sequence ATGGAAAGGGCAAGAATTAGGGAAATACGTAAAGACGACAATGTCAAAGTTGCAAAAGTTGTACGCAAGGTTCTGGAGGACCTGGGCGTTCCAAAAGTAGGTACGGCATATGCGGATACGGCTTTGGATAGTATGTTCGAGAATTATGACGTTCCCAAGGCGACTTACTTCGTAGTAGAGGAGAACGGTAAAATCATTGGCTGCGCCGGGGTCGCACAGTTGGAAAATTATGAGGGGAACGTCTGTGAATTACAGAAGATGTATTTTTTGGAAGAGGCCAGGGGTAGAGGCTTGGGAAAGCAAATGATCAACACCTGTTTACAGCGCGCAAGGGAATACGGGTTTGAAAAGTGCTATTTGGAAACCATGCCCTATATGACCGATGCCCAAGAGTTGTACAAAAAAGCGGGTTTTGAATATATTGATGCCCCGATGGGAAATACCGGCCATTACTCTTGTCCCGTTTGGATGCTTAAAACCATATAA
- the ribD gene encoding bifunctional diaminohydroxyphosphoribosylaminopyrimidine deaminase/5-amino-6-(5-phosphoribosylamino)uracil reductase RibD, whose amino-acid sequence MNNGPTLKVHILDEIFMQRCIQIAKNGLGTTAPNPMVGAVIVHEKVIIGEGYTSPYGGNHAEVNAINSVIDKTLLPKATLYVTLEPCSHFGKTPPCVDLIIKHGINRVVIGVKDPHDKVAGKGIEQLKNFGCEVVVGVLEQACAEHHKRFLTYHTKKRPYIILKWAETNDGFIAPTKEMRHKNPEPYWITGTLSRQLVHKWRNEEQAILVGTQTVIDDNPKLDVRQWTGKSPIRIVLDSNLKIPASAHVLNGAHRTIVMTSVTDKSLYQQHVEYHVLDPKTDTTEGICSALYELNIQSLIIEGGAKTLQSFIDANKWDEVRIFKGSTNFEKGIAAPRIKGTLVTTTQLREDSLTLLKND is encoded by the coding sequence ATGAATAACGGCCCTACGTTAAAAGTCCATATCCTTGATGAAATTTTCATGCAGCGGTGTATTCAAATCGCCAAAAACGGTTTGGGCACCACAGCTCCAAATCCTATGGTCGGTGCCGTTATTGTTCATGAAAAAGTGATTATTGGCGAAGGATATACCAGTCCGTATGGGGGTAATCATGCAGAAGTGAACGCGATTAATTCAGTCATCGATAAAACCTTATTACCAAAGGCCACGCTTTACGTGACGCTAGAGCCTTGCTCCCATTTTGGAAAAACCCCTCCTTGTGTGGATTTGATTATAAAACACGGTATAAATAGGGTTGTTATTGGCGTCAAGGACCCTCACGACAAAGTAGCGGGCAAGGGCATTGAACAACTTAAAAATTTCGGGTGCGAGGTAGTGGTAGGTGTGCTGGAACAAGCATGTGCAGAGCATCACAAACGCTTTCTGACCTATCACACTAAAAAACGTCCTTATATTATCTTGAAATGGGCCGAAACGAACGATGGCTTCATCGCACCTACAAAGGAAATGCGTCATAAAAACCCCGAACCCTATTGGATAACCGGAACATTATCCAGGCAGTTGGTGCATAAATGGCGTAATGAGGAGCAGGCCATCCTTGTAGGAACACAAACCGTTATTGATGATAATCCTAAACTTGATGTTCGGCAATGGACGGGAAAATCGCCAATCCGTATCGTATTGGATAGCAATCTAAAGATTCCTGCAAGCGCGCATGTACTCAACGGAGCCCATCGTACTATTGTCATGACTTCTGTTACGGACAAAAGCCTATACCAGCAGCATGTAGAATACCATGTCCTCGACCCAAAAACCGATACCACCGAAGGCATTTGTTCCGCACTGTACGAGTTGAACATTCAAAGCCTTATAATTGAAGGAGGCGCAAAAACGCTACAAAGCTTTATAGATGCTAACAAATGGGATGAGGTAAGGATTTTTAAGGGCTCCACAAATTTTGAGAAAGGTATAGCCGCGCCCCGAATAAAAGGGACTTTGGTTACTACTACACAACTTAGGGAGGACTCATTAACACTATTGAAAAATGATTAA
- a CDS encoding HAD family hydrolase, with protein sequence MIKNIIFDFGDIFINLDKEATFREMMKFGLTEPTPELLTLAKEYETGAIRSKAFLDSLNRIFPKATPQELTEAWNAILLDFPEYRLRFIEEFHREANYRLLLLSNTNAIHINHVMESMGKKNYERFKACFEQFYLSHEINLRKPNTEIYKFVLNVNELNADETLFIDDTLENIEGARELGIHGWHLQVGVEDITDLKNRL encoded by the coding sequence ATGATTAAGAACATCATATTCGATTTCGGAGACATCTTTATAAACCTGGATAAAGAAGCCACTTTTCGGGAAATGATGAAGTTTGGATTAACCGAACCCACCCCGGAATTACTAACGCTGGCGAAGGAGTACGAGACTGGTGCAATAAGGTCCAAGGCGTTCCTCGATTCCTTAAACCGTATTTTTCCAAAAGCTACTCCGCAAGAACTTACCGAAGCATGGAATGCCATTCTACTAGACTTCCCCGAGTATAGACTCCGATTTATTGAGGAATTCCATCGAGAAGCGAACTATAGACTCTTATTGCTTAGCAACACCAACGCTATACATATTAACCACGTGATGGAGTCCATGGGTAAGAAAAACTATGAACGATTCAAGGCCTGTTTTGAGCAGTTTTACTTATCCCATGAGATAAATTTAAGAAAGCCCAACACAGAAATATACAAGTTCGTCCTCAACGTAAATGAGCTAAATGCTGATGAAACCCTTTTTATAGACGATACTCTAGAAAATATTGAAGGTGCAAGAGAATTGGGTATACATGGTTGGCACCTGCAAGTGGGAGTGGAAGATATAACCGATTTAAAAAATAGACTTTAA
- a CDS encoding DMT family transporter, translating into MLYLALSILFSSLIFVIFKLYIRFNVETPYAIITNYVVACAVGLVAYTGSFDFVEITQKSWFLGALALGVLFILIFNIMALTSQRLGVSVASVATKMSFVVPAVVGIFLYKEELGPLKVLGILIAIMAVYLSSIKKTALPFKLSLLFLPFLVFLGSGIIDTSIKYFQELHLKDGELPLFSATVFFAAGISGFVFMGFKAIKQRVRFNIINVIGGIALGVPNYFSIYFLVKALEYDGLNSASIFTINNVAIVLLSTLFGIIFFKERLSLKNWSGIGLAILSILLVSIT; encoded by the coding sequence ATGCTGTATCTCGCTTTAAGCATACTTTTCTCCAGTCTCATTTTCGTGATTTTTAAGTTGTATATAAGGTTTAATGTGGAAACCCCTTATGCCATTATTACCAATTACGTGGTAGCCTGTGCAGTGGGGTTGGTGGCCTATACGGGAAGCTTTGATTTTGTGGAAATTACACAAAAGAGTTGGTTCTTGGGTGCTTTGGCATTAGGTGTCTTGTTCATTTTGATATTCAACATAATGGCGTTGACTTCCCAAAGATTGGGCGTTTCCGTGGCTTCGGTTGCCACTAAAATGTCTTTTGTGGTACCGGCCGTAGTGGGTATATTTCTTTATAAGGAAGAACTGGGACCCTTGAAAGTTTTGGGAATCCTTATCGCTATTATGGCGGTGTACCTATCGTCCATTAAAAAGACGGCATTACCGTTTAAACTAAGTCTTCTGTTTTTACCCTTTTTAGTCTTTCTAGGTTCTGGAATCATAGATACGTCTATCAAGTATTTTCAAGAACTGCACTTGAAAGATGGTGAACTTCCTTTGTTTTCAGCTACTGTTTTCTTTGCCGCGGGTATTAGCGGCTTTGTTTTCATGGGCTTCAAAGCGATTAAGCAAAGAGTCCGCTTTAATATTATTAATGTAATCGGGGGAATTGCATTGGGTGTTCCCAATTATTTCTCCATTTATTTTCTCGTGAAGGCACTAGAATATGATGGGCTCAACAGCGCATCTATCTTTACCATAAACAATGTCGCGATTGTTTTGCTCTCCACACTTTTCGGGATTATATTTTTCAAGGAGCGGCTCAGTTTAAAAAACTGGTCGGGCATTGGGTTGGCCATTCTAAGTATACTATTAGTCTCAATCACATAG